The DNA segment AGCATCGACCACAGATTCGTCGTTGAGACATTCCCCTCCTCATTTTGAATATCCACTGAGACTGCGGTCGGAAGTACCGTCCCGGACTCGACATCCCAGACGCTCGCCATCAAATGCAGCGAGTCGTCCGACGAGACAACGACTTTTGTTTTGTTCGTCCCGGTCACCCTCCAGAACCGATGGGGGAACGAGTGCATCAACGCGACGCCGATACCATCGACAGTCGTCGTTTCGTACACGCCCATCCCCTCAACAATCGCAGGGTGATAGACACCATCCGGTCGGTCTTCGACGAGCGGTGGATCTCGCCACGCGGACTGTGTCTCGAATCCGAGTCGCTGAAGACACCCGGAGATGCCAGCTACGCCGACCAGCCCACTCGTGGTTTTCAGAAACCGCCGCCGGTCCATGTATTGGAATGCTCTTGGAGGTTGAGTAGGTGTTGCGATTTTCGTTAGGCCGTCGCAATCATCCCTTGATATAAAGAAGACAGCGAGAGTCCCACGGGTCAGGTGACCCGTGGTTGTTTACTTCACGTGCGAATAGAGCTCCCGGAAGTGCTGAATCCCGGGGAAGCAGCAACATCAGCGGGGTCCGTTGGGTAACGTGCCAGCCTAATCAAATCAGAGTGACCTCGGCGGCTAGAATGTGTAATCCCACTCGTCTTCATCGTCGAACTGTCCCGGCGAATGCTGGGTGTCTTCAAGCTGCGCCAATACAGCTGGACGGACCGGATTTGCTCGTGGGGCTTCATCCACGACGCCCCCAAACCGAATCCCCGGCATCGTCTGCTGTAATTGCCGTATCAATTTGAGTGCCGGTGCTCGTGCCAACGTCGGTGCCCCAGCTCCACCGTCTGCGACCATCCCGACCGGTCCTGTCGCACGGAACGACCGTGAGAGTGACCCGTCACCGTCGGTGTCGATACCGGGTGCGCCCCGCCAGTAGTTCCCCTTCCAGACGTGTAACACGTTGAAGCGTGCGGTCTCGGCGTACCGCCGGTTATACGCGATGTCGTTGTCGGTGACGCGGTTCGTCGGAAATAGCGACATCGCTCGAATGCCGACCCGATTGAACGCCGCGACGTTCTCCTCATACACTGAATATTGGCCTTGCACGACGACGCCGTGCTGGTTATGCGTCACAACATTCTCCGCGACGTAGCTCGACCGCCCGAACACAAGAACGCCGTTCTTGCTGTTCGTGACGATATTCCCTGTCACAACGTTTCGGTTCGATCGGTCGTGGATGTAGACGCCGACGTACGTGTCCTCGATATCGTTGTCAGTGGCAAACGCGCCCTGCGCGAACACGCTGAACACGCCGATCATCATCCCCTCCATCGAGGAATCTCGAACAGTAAACGACTGCGTGTCGTGGGCAAACACACCGACTTTCCCACCGTAAAACGTCGAGTTCTGGACGAGTGCGGGCGCGCCAAGAATCGAGACCCCGAGGAACCCATCTTCCCAGTCTCGCGTTCCCCGAACCGTGAGGTTTGAAACGGTGAGATTCGGGCTATTCCGCGCAATAACACCATTTGCGCGCGTTCGTATGCGAACGTCAGAGACCAGCGACCGGGTAGACTCCTCGAAGACGATACCCGCGTCACCGTAGCCATGCGTCGTCCAGTAGCGTTCCCGGAACGACTCATTCCTGACCGGAACACCTGTAATGTTCGCTCGGTCGCGGGTCCGCACTGTGCCGATGCCGGACATCGAAAGATCCGTAATCGCAACGCGTGATGCGTTCACGTAGACGACACTACGGTTTTCGTCCCCGATGATGCGCGTCTGGTTGACCCCATCGCCACGAATCGTCAGGGGTTTGTCCACCGTGACATCGGAGACAGAGTGATTCCCGGCTGCCAGTTGGATGGTCGTGTTGGGCGCGGCACGCCGGATCGCTGCGGTCAGCGACTCGTTTGGTTCTACCGTAGTCGAAACCGGTCGTTCGAGTAGCGACCGCGCACGGGCGGCCGTTCTGTTCGCACGCTCGCTCCGTGCTTCACTCGTCCGCACCCATTCCGTTGAGCTACGGCCCGCACCGCCGACATCTAACTGTTGGACTGCATCCCACTGCTCGACTCGACCACCGTACTGTTGAACGAACGCGGTCGCGTCACTCTGCTTCGAGAAGGGCACCAACGCCTGCTCCCGCGTCGGAATACGGGCAGTACTGTTAACGACGAAGTACGCCGCACTGGCTGGCACCCACTCCGTATCTGCGTACCTCGGTGCTCTGAGCAACCCATCCTCTCCGACGTAGACGCCAGTGC comes from the Halobacterium noricense genome and includes:
- a CDS encoding NosD domain-containing protein encodes the protein MEFWHVAAAALLVLATVVAPFAMNSGSQQAAAVPMSDTKSTGVPESVVVQAADSTIALPTGQVSFSQFKFTVGYYGITSMVAGLQESTEREFGRPMAVYVSDFSGTGVYVGEDGLLRAPRYADTEWVPASAAYFVVNSTARIPTREQALVPFSKQSDATAFVQQYGGRVEQWDAVQQLDVGGAGRSSTEWVRTSEARSERANRTAARARSLLERPVSTTVEPNESLTAAIRRAAPNTTIQLAAGNHSVSDVTVDKPLTIRGDGVNQTRIIGDENRSVVYVNASRVAITDLSMSGIGTVRTRDRANITGVPVRNESFRERYWTTHGYGDAGIVFEESTRSLVSDVRIRTRANGVIARNSPNLTVSNLTVRGTRDWEDGFLGVSILGAPALVQNSTFYGGKVGVFAHDTQSFTVRDSSMEGMMIGVFSVFAQGAFATDNDIEDTYVGVYIHDRSNRNVVTGNIVTNSKNGVLVFGRSSYVAENVVTHNQHGVVVQGQYSVYEENVAAFNRVGIRAMSLFPTNRVTDNDIAYNRRYAETARFNVLHVWKGNYWRGAPGIDTDGDGSLSRSFRATGPVGMVADGGAGAPTLARAPALKLIRQLQQTMPGIRFGGVVDEAPRANPVRPAVLAQLEDTQHSPGQFDDEDEWDYTF